The Atribacterota bacterium genome includes the window TACCTGTGGATAATAGCACATGTGATGGGTCCAATGAACCGGATGCACATGCTGAACCTGTAGAAACTGCTATTCCCTCTAAATCGAGATATAATAATATAGACTCACCCTCAGCTCCGAGAAATGATATATTCAGTGTATTAGCAAGACAATCATCAGGATGACCGTTAAAGTAGATGTTATCAATTTTGTCTTCTAAGTTTTCTTTTAATCTCTTTTTATAATCTAAAAGCCTTACATGTTCAGCAGTCATTTCTTTTGCACGCATCTGTAAGGCTTTACCAAATCCTATTATACCTAAGGTATTTTCGGTTCCTGCCCGACGGCCGCTTTCCTGGTGCCCTCCCCTTATAAGGGGACAAAAAGGGGTTCCCTTTTTAACATACAGGGCTCCGATTCCTTTTGGTCCATATACTTTATGCCCGGATAGAGATAACAGGTCTATATCCAAATCATTAACATCTACGGGAATTTTTCCGACTGCCTGCACTGCATCGGTATGAAATAGACTATCATATTTATGTGACAACCGGGCAATTTGTTTTATATCCTGGATAGTGCCAATTTCATTATTGGCAGTCATTATTGATACTAATGCGGGACCTTTTTTTAACTCTTCTTCCAGTTCCTCCAT containing:
- a CDS encoding IscS subfamily cysteine desulfurase, which translates into the protein MKIRKVYMDNNATTPLHPQVKEEMIKAMEVFGNPSSMHQFGREARVMVTDAREAVASFIGGKPEEIVFTGSGSEANNTVLSILACPSKMCECSGLGKFRKIITTTIEHPCVLETAKCISQRDIEVKFLSVDQYGKIRMEELEEELKKGPALVSIMTANNEIGTIQDIKQIARLSHKYDSLFHTDAVQAVGKIPVDVNDLDIDLLSLSGHKVYGPKGIGALYVKKGTPFCPLIRGGHQESGRRAGTENTLGIIGFGKALQMRAKEMTAEHVRLLDYKKRLKENLEDKIDNIYFNGHPDDCLANTLNISFLGAEGESILLYLDLEGIAVSTGSACASGSLDPSHVLLSTGIPVEQAHGSIRISMGRDTTSEDIDYMIRVLPKVIQKIRKMSTVKIGGEKNE